In Heliangelus exortis chromosome Z, bHelExo1.hap1, whole genome shotgun sequence, a genomic segment contains:
- the SPIN1 gene encoding spindlin-1 has protein sequence MKTPFGKSPGQRSRADAGHAGVSASMMKKRTSHKKHRNNVGPSKPITQPRRNIVGCRIQHGWKEGSGPVTQWKGTVLDQVPVNPSLYLIKYDGFDCVYGLELHKDERVSALEVLPDRVASSRISDAHLADTMIGKAVEHMFETEDGSKDEWRGMVLARAPIMNTWFYITYEKDPVLYMYQLLDDYKEGDLRIMPDSNDSPPAEREPGEVVDSLVGKQVEYAKEDGSKRTGMVIHQVEAKPSVYFIKFDDDFHIYVYDLVKTS, from the exons ATGAAGACCCCATTTGGAAAATCACCAGGTCAGCGGTCCAGAGCTGATGCAG GTCATGCAGGAGTGTCTGCCAGCATGATGAAGAAAAGAACTTCCCACAA AAAGCATAGAAACAATGTGGGACCAAGCAAACCTATTACTCAGCCACGAAGAAATATTGTAGGCTGCAGAATACAGCATGGATGGAAAGAGGGGAGTGGACCTGTAACACAGTGGAAGGGCACAGTTCTTGATCAAGTTCCTGTAAATCCTTCTCTCTATCTTATCAAATATGATGGATTTGACTGTGTGTATGGACTAGAACTGCACAAAGATGAAAGAGTTTCAGCGCTTGAAGTTCTTCCAGACAGAGTTG CTTCATCTCGAATTAGTGATGCCCACCTGGCAGACACAATGATTGGTAAAGCTGTGGAACATATGTTTGAGACAGAGGATGGCTCAAAAGATGAATGGAGGGGGATGGTTTTGGCTCGAGCTCCTATTATGAACACATGGTTTTATATTACCTATGAGAAGGATCCCGTCTTGTATATGTACCAACTCTTAGATGATTATAAAGAAGGTGACCTTCGCATTATGCCTGATTCAA ATGATTCACCTCCTGCAGAACGGGAACCAGGTGAAGTTGTGGACAGCCTGGTAGGCAAACAAGTGGAATATGCCAAAGAAGATGGCTCAAAAAGGACTGGCATGGTCATTCATCAAGTTGAAGCCAAACCATCTGTCTATTTCATCAAGTTTGATGATGATTTCCATATTTATGTCTACGATTTGGTGAAGACATCCTAG